Genomic DNA from Gilliamella sp. ESL0441:
GCTTCCTTTTACTGCATCCCCATAATCATTAGCTAAATTTGACAAAATTTGCAATAACGAGGCTGTAATGATAGATAATAGCATAATCCAAAAATCAAATTGTTGTTGCCAATAAGCAAGCGCATTACCAACTAATATTGCACATAAAGAGAGGGGTAAGGTTTTTAATCGAAGACTAATAATCCATGGATAATATTTCATTAACAACAACACATTATTTATTTGATAACAACAAGCTAAAGATCATAACAGGAAAAACCAATAAATCGACATTGATAATGAAAATCTTTTTTAGTGATGCATTACGCAAATTAACATTCGTTAATTGTCATCACTTTTAAGACAATTAACGAATAATTTGAGGATTGAATCTTAACAAATAAAATTCAAATAAATAAAATGAAATTAACATTAAGATTTCAGACTAGTTTTTCTCTTTCTGAAAAATTTGCGAATTCGACCTTCTCTCAATGCTGCAACAAGAATACCCATTACACTGTATATCGCACCTAATAAGAGTATCATCAATATATTATGCCAATTATCAGTTAGTCCAAGTCCCATTTGATTCACACCTGCAATCATGTTAGTCGCCCATGTTGATGGTAGTAAATAAGAGACAAACTGAACCCAATGTGGCATTGCATCGATTGGCCAAATGGTACCGGATAGATAAAAAACAGGGGTCGTCAAAAATGCTAATGTTAAATATATCATTTCGGTTTTGCGTAAACACTCAGTCAATAATTTACTCAATCCCAATGCACCGAGTAATAATGGAAATGTCATAATTAATATTTCGGTGAGGCTAGCTAACTGACGATAACCCAGTACCCAAGGCCATAATCCAAAAAGCACGATGGATAAAAATAACCAAATTGGTAATAAACCACATAAACTACCAAAAATAACTATTCTAGGCGGCCTACCTTGTGGTAATGAATTTAACGTAATATTAGTCCGAGTTGCAGCAATTAAAAATGAATGTTGCAAAAGCATAACTAGTAAACCAGGAAAAGTAATAGCCGCAAAACTAATTCCTGCATTATACAGCGGTTCTGTTTGACCTTTTATAGGTGATAAGATGATATTAATCTGTTTACCCGAAAAACCCGCATCACGCATTATTCGAGTATTATATTCAGTTAATATTTGCTGATAAATTCCTCTTATATCAACTTGTATCAAACCATTAGCTAACCGACTGGATGCATCACCGTAAGCAGGTATAGTCACTTCTTCACCATTTAATAATTTTTTCTCAAAATTTCTTGGTATGGTAAATACTGCAAATAATTTGCGATTATTTATATCATTATAGGCTTGTATTGAATTTTCATAAGTAATTACATCAATTTTTGAACTGGTATTCAATGCACGGACTAAATTTCGACTTGTAGCGGAATGATCCTGATCGACTATTGCCACCGGTAAATTAGTAATAGTGCCATTAATATAAACTAAGCTCATTAATAAAACTGATAAAAGTAACAATAACCACATTGGTCGCATCAACATGTAGAAGAAAAGTTTTATAAATGAAGACCAAAATATTTTCATCATTTAACTGACCCTTTCTTGTTGATGTAAGCGTTTAACTAAACGTTTTCTGACTAATACGGTTATAATTATTGGATAAATCATTAAAATACCGCAGGTTTTCAAAATAGAAAGATAGCTTGAATGCCGTAAAAAGAGATCAAATAATTTATTTAGTGCATAAGTTAATGGCTCAAGTGAAGAAATAAATCTGGCTATCCATGGCATTGAAAGTTCGGGCACAACAATACCTGAATAGGTCAATGCCAATCCGACTAGCACACCGATATAGGTATACGCATCAATAGCCGTTTTCGTAAAGGTATACAGTAAAATACCAATACTTTGTGCCGCTATGACATAAAAAAACACCACCGTCATCATCGCAAACGGGGATCCTGATACCCTGGCATGCGAAAACAGAACTAACATCGCAATTTCGAAAATGAGTAACATAGTATACCAAATGGTATAAGGCGCTAATTTTCCAAGCACAAAGGGATAACTAGGACGTGTTCGTTTAGGTAATTGCGATAAAATATAAATTGTTGTGGTAACAACAAATAGCTGCAATAAATGGACTACCGCCGAAAACTGTTGAAAGTACATGGAATTACCACTGGCATTAAATAGCCCATCATAATTAAAATTTACTTTGGCTAGTGGAGGAACGGGTAATCCAATACTGGTGGCTAAAGTCGTTCGATATTCAGTATTTAAAGCGGCAATCAACCCCGAATAATCCATAATGGAGTATAACCCTGCGCTATAATATAACGCATTATAATAAAGCATAGGGGTTGGTTGACGACCAGATAATACATCCGCTTCAAAATTAGGTGGAATATATAATATGGCGTAAATTTTTGCTTCTTGCAAATCTCGTTCAGCGATTGAAAGCTGACTATCATAGTTAATCAGGTTTGCATGAGCGCCAGCATTCAAATTACGAACTATTTCACGTGACAATACACTTTTATCTTGATCTACATAACCAACAGGCAAATCAAATAAAACTCCTCGATAAAAAATACTGCTGATTAAAACAAAAATAATCAGTGGCAATATCCACATTAACCAATGAGAAGTGAAACGTTTAAAAATTTGTGCTACTTCATCATTGAATGCATCTTTAAAACGTGTCCAGAAATCCAACATTAGTTGTCCAATTTCCATAAAGTGCTCATCCCTGCACGTAAACCTTCAATCTGATTAACTGGATATAATCGAACTTCAAACGTTTTTAAATCAAAATCACCCGTTGCACGTGTAGCACGTTTAGTTGCATAGTCACCCATTGGGGCAATGTAACGAACTTCTGCTTCGATTTCTTTATTTCCTAGTGCAGGCACTTCTAATTTAATACGATCCCCTTTGTGAACATTTGGCATAATATTTTCTCGAAGATTAAACACAAAGTAGGCATCCGGTAAGCGAATCACCGTTAATAAAGGACTATTCGCATTAAATAGTTCCCCTACTTCAGCCGGTATTGAACCAACTTCACCACCAACAGGGGCTTTAACTTGTAAATCGTCGTACTGAATTTGGAGCTGTTTTAGCTGCTCTTCGGCCTCTTTTAATTTCGCTGCATAAATTTCACGCTGCTCAATACGATCACCATTTTTAGCTTGATCTAAATTAGCTTGTGCTGATTGAACTTGTTGAAAAGCTGCATCACGAGTTTTTAACGCACTGTCTAAGATTGACTGTGATACATAACCTTTAGCTGAGATAGTTTTATTACGATTATACTC
This window encodes:
- a CDS encoding ABC transporter permease, which codes for MKIFWSSFIKLFFYMLMRPMWLLLLLSVLLMSLVYINGTITNLPVAIVDQDHSATSRNLVRALNTSSKIDVITYENSIQAYNDINNRKLFAVFTIPRNFEKKLLNGEEVTIPAYGDASSRLANGLIQVDIRGIYQQILTEYNTRIMRDAGFSGKQINIILSPIKGQTEPLYNAGISFAAITFPGLLVMLLQHSFLIAATRTNITLNSLPQGRPPRIVIFGSLCGLLPIWLFLSIVLFGLWPWVLGYRQLASLTEILIMTFPLLLGALGLSKLLTECLRKTEMIYLTLAFLTTPVFYLSGTIWPIDAMPHWVQFVSYLLPSTWATNMIAGVNQMGLGLTDNWHNILMILLLGAIYSVMGILVAALREGRIRKFFRKRKTSLKS
- a CDS encoding HlyD family secretion protein, producing MNKKIFISFALIVILISVTILIRSHNSQLILQGEVDAPNVSVASKAKGRVQLIHVNRGDDVKPNDLLITLDSPELLAQVKAAEAARDQAQAQVALSNHGTREESIRYYEALLEQAKVTYDNALKEYNRNKTISAKGYVSQSILDSALKTRDAAFQQVQSAQANLDQAKNGDRIEQREIYAAKLKEAEEQLKQLQIQYDDLQVKAPVGGEVGSIPAEVGELFNANSPLLTVIRLPDAYFVFNLRENIMPNVHKGDRIKLEVPALGNKEIEAEVRYIAPMGDYATKRATRATGDFDLKTFEVRLYPVNQIEGLRAGMSTLWKLDN
- a CDS encoding ABC transporter permease, producing MEIGQLMLDFWTRFKDAFNDEVAQIFKRFTSHWLMWILPLIIFVLISSIFYRGVLFDLPVGYVDQDKSVLSREIVRNLNAGAHANLINYDSQLSIAERDLQEAKIYAILYIPPNFEADVLSGRQPTPMLYYNALYYSAGLYSIMDYSGLIAALNTEYRTTLATSIGLPVPPLAKVNFNYDGLFNASGNSMYFQQFSAVVHLLQLFVVTTTIYILSQLPKRTRPSYPFVLGKLAPYTIWYTMLLIFEIAMLVLFSHARVSGSPFAMMTVVFFYVIAAQSIGILLYTFTKTAIDAYTYIGVLVGLALTYSGIVVPELSMPWIARFISSLEPLTYALNKLFDLFLRHSSYLSILKTCGILMIYPIIITVLVRKRLVKRLHQQERVS